One Terriglobales bacterium genomic window carries:
- the ispH gene encoding 4-hydroxy-3-methylbut-2-enyl diphosphate reductase, with protein MSASRNDKTLLLLKPRGFCAGVVRAIDIVRIALETFGPPIYVRKEIVHNRYVVEELSAKGAIFVDSVREVPNGERVIYSAHGVSPEVREASERRALRVIDATCPLVTKVHVEAVKYASEGYTIILIGHRDHDEVIGTLGEAPLVTQVVGTPEEVESLVVPDPNRIAYITQTTLSLDETKDIIAALRSKFPNIEGPHAQDICYATENRQIAVKDISGDADLLLVVGSDNSSNSNRLVEVARNLGTSSHLIENFRAIRPEWLEGVKTLALTAGASAPECLVEEVITFLANAGFTNVREVEVMPENVRFGLPPEIVQAIAAAPTPAAAE; from the coding sequence ATGAGCGCTTCCAGGAACGACAAAACCCTGCTTTTGCTTAAGCCCCGCGGCTTTTGCGCGGGAGTGGTGCGTGCGATCGACATCGTGCGCATCGCGCTGGAGACCTTCGGCCCGCCCATCTACGTCCGCAAGGAGATCGTCCACAACCGCTACGTCGTGGAGGAGCTTTCGGCCAAGGGCGCCATCTTCGTGGATAGCGTGCGCGAGGTTCCGAACGGGGAGCGTGTAATCTACAGCGCCCACGGAGTTTCCCCAGAGGTACGCGAGGCCAGCGAGCGCCGCGCGCTGCGGGTGATTGACGCCACCTGTCCGCTGGTGACCAAGGTGCACGTGGAGGCCGTCAAGTACGCCAGCGAGGGCTACACCATCATTCTCATTGGACACCGCGACCACGACGAGGTGATCGGCACATTGGGCGAGGCGCCCCTGGTCACCCAGGTGGTGGGCACGCCCGAAGAAGTCGAGTCGCTGGTGGTGCCCGACCCCAACCGCATCGCCTACATCACCCAGACCACGCTGAGCCTGGACGAGACCAAAGACATCATCGCCGCCCTGCGCAGCAAGTTCCCCAACATCGAGGGCCCACACGCCCAGGACATCTGCTACGCCACCGAGAACCGGCAGATCGCGGTCAAGGACATCTCCGGAGACGCCGATCTGCTGCTGGTGGTGGGTTCCGACAACAGCTCCAACTCCAACCGTCTGGTGGAGGTGGCGCGCAACCTGGGAACGTCCTCGCACCTGATCGAGAACTTCCGCGCCATCCGCCCGGAGTGGCTGGAAGGGGTGAAGACCCTGGCGCTGACCGCGGGAGCCTCCGCTCCCGAGTGCCTGGTGGAAGAGGTGATCACCTTCCTGGCCAACGCCGGATTCACCAACGTGCGCGAGGTCGAGGTGATGCCGGAGAACGTCCGCTTCGGGCTGCCGCCGGAGATCGTGCAAGCCATCGCCGCTGCTCCCACGCCCGCGGCCGCGGAGTAA
- the shc gene encoding squalene--hopene cyclase encodes MENPSAAGRQPVHLLFGKLDDMLSRVAAATDAVRRYLFSIQNEQGYWCGELEADSTLESDYILLHALLGTGDPERIAKAARYVLQHQNPDGGWSIYHGGPSNVSASVKGYFGLKLAGYRADHPALQRARKKILELGGVTQVNTFTKIYLCFFGQYDYYSVPAIPPEIVLFPRWFWFNIYEISSWSRAILVPLSIAYAKKPFKKIPAEMGVEELFLHGRSRSDMRLKWSPKLVSWRNLFLVLDRMTHWFEAVHVRPLRSIAIRQAEKWMLARMEMSDGLGAIYPAMMNGIIALRCLGYSVDDPQFIRAMDEFEALGIEEEDTFRMQPCKSPVWDTAIVAFALGESGVAGNEPRLVAAADWMLKKQVTHRGDWCVKNKQAEPAGWYFEFNNEFYPDVDDTVMVMLALSRVDHPNERYQHESVDRALRWVLSMQCRDGGWASFDRDNTRMVFQYVPFADHNAMLDPPTVDITGRVLEMLADHGYSRQDPVVERAIEFIRRHQETDGSWFGRWGVNYIYGTMQVLRGLEAMGVDNHEPYIQQAAEWLRMVQNSDGGWGETCGSYDDANTKGVGPSTPSQTAWAVMGLLAAGDTRSDCAARGIAYLLRTQKKDGSWDEQNFTGTGFPRVFYLAYHLYRDYFPLLALTTYAKVMAAENEGRLSSDVGTLEG; translated from the coding sequence ATGGAGAATCCTTCGGCGGCCGGGCGCCAGCCGGTGCACCTGCTGTTCGGCAAGCTCGACGACATGTTGAGCCGCGTGGCCGCGGCCACCGACGCCGTCCGCCGCTACCTGTTCTCCATCCAGAACGAGCAGGGCTACTGGTGCGGCGAGCTCGAAGCCGATAGCACGCTCGAGTCCGACTACATCCTGCTGCACGCCCTGCTGGGCACCGGCGACCCGGAGCGCATCGCCAAGGCCGCGCGCTACGTCCTGCAGCACCAGAACCCCGACGGCGGCTGGAGCATCTATCACGGCGGGCCCTCGAACGTCAGCGCCTCGGTCAAGGGCTACTTCGGGCTGAAGCTGGCCGGCTACAGGGCCGACCATCCAGCGCTGCAGCGCGCCCGCAAGAAGATCCTGGAGCTGGGCGGCGTCACCCAGGTCAACACCTTCACCAAAATCTACCTGTGCTTCTTCGGGCAGTACGACTATTACTCCGTGCCCGCCATCCCGCCGGAGATCGTGCTGTTCCCGCGCTGGTTCTGGTTCAACATCTACGAGATCTCCTCCTGGTCGCGGGCCATCCTGGTGCCGCTCTCCATCGCCTACGCCAAGAAGCCCTTCAAGAAGATCCCGGCGGAGATGGGAGTGGAGGAGCTGTTCCTGCATGGCCGCAGCCGCTCCGACATGCGGCTGAAGTGGTCGCCCAAGCTGGTGAGCTGGCGCAACCTGTTCCTGGTGCTGGACCGCATGACCCACTGGTTCGAAGCGGTGCACGTGCGGCCGCTGCGCTCCATCGCCATCCGCCAGGCGGAGAAGTGGATGCTGGCGCGCATGGAGATGAGCGACGGCCTGGGCGCCATCTATCCCGCCATGATGAACGGCATCATCGCCCTGCGCTGCCTGGGCTATTCGGTGGACGACCCGCAGTTCATCCGGGCCATGGACGAGTTCGAGGCCCTGGGTATCGAGGAAGAAGACACATTCCGCATGCAGCCCTGCAAGTCCCCGGTGTGGGACACCGCCATCGTCGCCTTCGCCCTGGGCGAGAGTGGCGTGGCCGGGAACGAGCCGCGCCTGGTGGCCGCCGCCGACTGGATGCTCAAGAAGCAGGTCACGCATCGCGGCGACTGGTGCGTCAAGAACAAGCAAGCCGAGCCCGCGGGCTGGTACTTCGAGTTCAACAACGAGTTCTATCCCGACGTGGACGATACGGTCATGGTGATGCTGGCGCTCAGCCGGGTGGACCATCCCAACGAGCGTTATCAGCACGAATCGGTGGACCGCGCCCTGCGCTGGGTGCTCTCCATGCAGTGCCGGGACGGCGGCTGGGCCTCCTTCGACCGCGATAACACGCGCATGGTCTTCCAGTACGTCCCCTTCGCCGACCACAACGCCATGCTCGATCCGCCCACCGTGGACATCACCGGGCGGGTGCTGGAGATGCTGGCGGACCATGGATACTCCCGCCAGGACCCCGTGGTCGAGCGGGCCATCGAATTCATCCGCCGGCACCAGGAGACCGACGGTTCCTGGTTCGGCCGCTGGGGCGTGAACTACATCTACGGCACCATGCAGGTGCTGCGCGGGTTGGAGGCCATGGGCGTGGACAACCACGAGCCCTACATCCAGCAGGCGGCGGAGTGGCTGCGCATGGTGCAGAACTCCGACGGCGGCTGGGGCGAGACTTGTGGCTCCTACGACGACGCCAACACCAAGGGCGTCGGCCCCAGCACTCCTTCGCAGACCGCCTGGGCGGTGATGGGACTGCTGGCCGCCGGCGACACTCGCAGCGATTGCGCCGCCCGCGGCATCGCCTACCTGCTGCGCACCCAGAAGAAGGATGGCTCCTGGGATGAACAGAATTTCACCGGCACCGGGTTCCCGCGGGTCTTTTATCTCGCGTATCACCTGTACCGGGACTATTTCCCGCTGCTGGCGTTGACCACCTATGCCAAAGTGATGGCGGCGGAGAACGAAGGCCGCTTGTCGTCCGACGTTGGAACCCTGGAAGGCTGA
- the hpnH gene encoding adenosyl-hopene transferase HpnH has product MPVPVSQMWTVATYVLRQKIAGRKRYPLVLMLEPLFRCNLACAGCGKIQYPPHILKKELTPEECFRAVEECGTPVVSIPGGEPLMHTQIEKIVEGLVARRKYVYLCTNALLLKEKLDRFRPSKYLTFSVHMDGQREHHDFSVCREGGYDIAAEAIREALARGFRVTTNTTLFDGADPNSVRDFFDEMMQLGVEGMMLSPGYSYDKAPDQKHFLGRARTRKLFRAILSNRKKSWHFNQSPLFLEFLMGERQYACSAWGMPTYNIFGWQKPCYLLQDGYAESFQELMTATPWEQYGTESGNPKCANCMVHCGYETSAVNDTFGSLRGFLRTVRATMQSAYPDERALEMLQQPVRPVHAYNPLVKIESPAAQETSV; this is encoded by the coding sequence GTGCCGGTACCTGTTTCGCAGATGTGGACGGTCGCGACCTACGTCCTGCGGCAGAAGATCGCCGGGCGGAAGCGCTATCCCCTGGTCCTCATGCTGGAGCCGCTCTTCCGCTGCAACCTGGCCTGTGCGGGCTGCGGCAAGATCCAGTATCCGCCCCACATCCTGAAGAAGGAACTCACGCCCGAGGAGTGCTTCCGCGCGGTGGAGGAATGTGGGACGCCGGTGGTGAGCATTCCGGGCGGCGAGCCGCTGATGCACACCCAGATCGAGAAGATCGTCGAGGGCCTGGTGGCGCGCCGCAAGTACGTCTATCTCTGCACCAACGCGCTGCTGCTCAAGGAGAAGCTCGACCGCTTCAGGCCCAGCAAGTACCTGACCTTCTCGGTGCACATGGACGGACAGCGCGAGCACCACGACTTCTCCGTGTGCCGCGAGGGCGGATACGACATCGCCGCCGAGGCCATCCGCGAAGCGCTGGCACGCGGCTTCCGCGTCACCACCAATACCACTCTCTTCGATGGCGCCGATCCCAACAGCGTGCGCGACTTCTTCGACGAGATGATGCAGCTGGGCGTCGAGGGCATGATGCTCTCTCCCGGCTACTCCTATGACAAGGCCCCCGACCAGAAGCACTTCCTGGGCCGGGCGCGCACCCGCAAGCTGTTCCGCGCCATCCTCTCCAATCGCAAGAAGAGCTGGCACTTCAACCAGTCGCCACTCTTCCTGGAGTTCCTGATGGGCGAGCGGCAATACGCCTGCTCCGCCTGGGGCATGCCTACCTACAACATCTTCGGCTGGCAGAAACCCTGCTACCTGCTGCAGGACGGCTACGCCGAGAGCTTCCAGGAACTGATGACGGCCACACCCTGGGAGCAGTACGGAACAGAATCGGGGAATCCGAAATGCGCCAACTGCATGGTGCACTGCGGGTATGAGACCTCGGCGGTGAATGACACCTTTGGCTCGCTGCGCGGATTCCTGCGCACGGTGCGGGCCACCATGCAGAGCGCTTACCCGGACGAGCGGGCGCTCGAGATGCTCCAGCAGCCGGTGCGGCCGGTGCACGCCTATAACCCGCTGGTGAAGATCGAGTCTCCCGCCGCGCAGGAGACGAGCGTCTAA